In Streptacidiphilus sp. P02-A3a, the DNA window TGGTGCACTCGGACAGCCCGCCGGTGCAGGCGTTGGCGTCCCGGGTGACCTCCCAGAAGGACAGCTCGCCGAGGTGCTTCTGCTCGGCGAAGGTGATCAGCTGCTGGGCGTCGGCCAGGCCGAAGACCTCGTCCGTCTGGTCGTTCTGGCCGAGCATCGGGGTGACCCCGACCATGGCCCAGGCCTGGGCGTCGGTCAGGCTGGTCCAGACCGACTTGATCTGGGCCTGGGTGGCCTGCGCGGCGTCGATCGAGTAGGTGCCCATCTGGCCGGCCGGGTTGGGCGCGGTCGAGTCGCCGAAGTCCATGGTCATCACGTTGACCGCGTCCACGACCACGCCGGCCTTCTCGGCGGACTGGAGCGCGTACACGCCGTCGGCGGTCAGGCCGGACGGCAGCACCGGCAGCGTCAGGCTGACCCGCAGGTCCCGGCCCTTGGCCCGCTGCGCGGCCTGGACCTGGGCGATCGCCGCCGAGCGGAGGTCGATCGAGGTGTGGTCCGCGAGCGCGGAGCCCTCGATGTCGAAGTCGATCCGGTCCAGACCGTAGGTGTCCACCACCGACTGGTACTGCGCGGCCAGGGCCGCCTCGGTGGTGCAGGACTGCGCCAGCTCGGTGCCGTTGGCCCCGCCGAAGGACACCCGGACGTCGCCGCCCGCCGCCTGGATCGCCTGGATGTCGGCCTTGTCCCAGCCGGTGGAGACGTTGTAGTCGCCGAACCAGCTGGCGGTGCAGGGGGTGCTGCCGTTGATGACGAACGCCAGCGAGAGCTGCTTGAGCCCGGTCGCCGCCGTGATCGCGGGCAGGCTGGGCGTCGGGTAGGCGCCCATGTCGACGTAGGGGGCGGCCACCCCGGGCAGGGTGCCGCTCCCGGCGACGCCGGTCACCGTGGCCGAGGCCGGGGACTCGTTGCCCGCCGCGTCGAACGCGGTGACGTCGAAGGTGTGGCTGCTGCCCGCGAGCAGGCCGGTGATGTTCGCGGTGGTGCCGGTGACCGTGGCGACCACCGAGCTGCCCTCGTACACGTTGTAGCCGGTGACCCCGACATTGTCGGTGGCGGCCTTCCAGGACAGCGAGATGCTGCCGGGTCCGGTGCCGCTGACGGCCAGGCCGGTCGGGGTGGACGGCGGCGTGGTGTCGGCCGGCAGACCCTGACAGGGCTCGTTGTTGATCAGGCAGTTGGCCGGATCGGTCTGGGTGGCGCCGGAGGAGATGTCCAGGCCGACCACGTCAGCGCTGGCCCCGGGGGCGAGTGGGGTCGCCCAACTGGGCGAGGTGATCGTGTAGTTGCTGCCGGACTGGCTGAGCGTGCCGTTCCAGGCACTGGTGACCGTCTCCCCCGCGGGCAGCGAGAAGGTCAGCGACCAGGTGTTCACCGTGGCCCTGGTGTCATTGGTGATGGTGTAGCTGCCCGAGAAGCCGCCCTGCCAGGTCTGGGTGACCCCGAAGTCGGCGATCAGACCGCTCATCGCGCCGGTGGCGTGGGCGGTGGACGGGAGCAGCAGCGGCGCGGTGATCAGCGCGGCGGCCGTGGTGACATGCAAGGTGAAACGCCTCATGGGCGAGTTCTCCTCGGCTTGGGGCAGCACAGGACTCGTACTGCTGGGCGTGTGGGGGTAGTTGGCCGCGCGGCACCCACACCATGGTCCAGACCAATATCCGGCGTCAAGGGCCCGCCGTCCCAGGGTGGCCGGCTATTGACGGCACATCACCTCCGTTCCCTGGTCACGGCGGGTTCCGCCGGTAATCCCCTTGGAGCGTCGACGGTCCCTCTGGGAGGATCTACGACAGCCTCGGGCCAGGCCTGATCCGGCTGACCGAGGACACGGCACCGTCGCCGCGACCACGCCGCCCGCGCAGGGAGAGTTCCCGTGAAGCCTTCCGCCCATCCGCTGGACCACCGCTACCGGGGCGAGAGCCCGCTGCGGACCCTCGCCTACCTCTACCGGGACGACCGGGGCAGGCTCGCCCTGGGCACCGCCGCCTTCCTGGTCAAGCACAGCCCGACCTGGCTGCTGCCGCTGGTCACCGCGAACGTCATCGACATCGTGGTCGCCCACGGCCCCGGCTCGCAGCTGTGGCTCAACTGCGGTCTGCTGCTGGCACTGCTGCTGCTGAACTTCCCCGGGCAGCTGCTCTACATCCGCTGCTACAGCCGGTCCATCCGCCGGGTCAGCACCGGCCTGCGC includes these proteins:
- a CDS encoding cellulose binding domain-containing protein, with protein sequence MRRFTLHVTTAAALITAPLLLPSTAHATGAMSGLIADFGVTQTWQGGFSGSYTITNDTRATVNTWSLTFSLPAGETVTSAWNGTLSQSGSNYTITSPSWATPLAPGASADVVGLDISSGATQTDPANCLINNEPCQGLPADTTPPSTPTGLAVSGTGPGSISLSWKAATDNVGVTGYNVYEGSSVVATVTGTTANITGLLAGSSHTFDVTAFDAAGNESPASATVTGVAGSGTLPGVAAPYVDMGAYPTPSLPAITAATGLKQLSLAFVINGSTPCTASWFGDYNVSTGWDKADIQAIQAAGGDVRVSFGGANGTELAQSCTTEAALAAQYQSVVDTYGLDRIDFDIEGSALADHTSIDLRSAAIAQVQAAQRAKGRDLRVSLTLPVLPSGLTADGVYALQSAEKAGVVVDAVNVMTMDFGDSTAPNPAGQMGTYSIDAAQATQAQIKSVWTSLTDAQAWAMVGVTPMLGQNDQTDEVFGLADAQQLITFAEQKHLGELSFWEVTRDANACTGGLSECTNIAQTPYEFSKMFAGYTG